One window of Aspergillus oryzae RIB40 DNA, chromosome 3 genomic DNA carries:
- a CDS encoding acyl-CoA desaturase (fatty acid desaturase): protein MATSSFTDHQPWYQRIQWFNLSMLVLIPLWAFIQSLWVPLTLKTLVLSVVYYLFSLGSITAGYHRLWAHRSYTASTPLKWLLAAFGAGSLQGSIRFWVREHRLHHRYTDTDLDPYSVNKGLLHAHILWVLLRQPRNERKQRARINLSDIDHDPVVVWQHKYYFLAAFGMGWLLPCLVAGLGWNDWTGGFLYAGVLRAFFVNQATFCVNSLAHYLGHQPYDDRHTPRDHLLTALITLGEGFHNFHHEFPSDYRNGIEWHQVDVTKCFVGLAGDLKRFRHNEIAKARLQQRFKRLNEEKRRLDWGTPLEELPVIDWTEYQRRVGMGQVLVVVEGVVHDLGAFLAEHPGGEATVKGMLGKDATALFNGGVYDHSRAARNLLATMRVAVLRGGGEVECWK from the exons ATGGCAACAAGCAGCTTCACAGACCACCAACCGTGGTATCAACGCATCCAATGGTTTAATCTTTCCATGTTGGTTCTCATCCCTCTTTGGGCTTTTATCCAGTCACTTTGGGTGCCTTTGACCTTGAAAACCCTGGTCCTGTCAGTCGTATACTACTTGTTTTCGCTGGGCTCTATAACAGCCG GATACCACCGCCTATGGGCCCACAGATCCTACACAGCATCAACGCCCCTCAAATGGCTTCTCGCCGCGTTCGGCGCCGGAAGTCTCCAGGGCTCAATCCGGTTCTGGGTGCGCGAGCAtcgcctccaccaccgatACACAGACACCGACCTTGACCCATACAGCGTGAACAAGGGTCTCCTCCACGCACATATCCTATGGGTTCTCCTCCGTCAGCCTCggaatgaaagaaaacagcGAGCCCGCATCAACCTCTCCGATATCGACCACGACCCTGTCGTAGTCTGGCAGCATAAGTATTACTTCTTAGCTGCCTTCGGCATGGGCTGGCTGCTCCCCTGTCTGGTAGCCGGACTGGGGTGGAACGATTGGACGGGTGGGTTTCTTTACGCGGGCGTTCTCCGAGCGTTCTTTGTCAATCAGGCAACCTTCTGTGTGAACTCTCTTGCGCATTATCTAGGCCATCAGCCGTATGATGATCGGCATACGCCGCGCGATCATCTGCTCACGGCGCTTATTACCCTCGGCGAGGGGTTTCATAACTTTCATCATGAGTTTCCCTCGGACTATCGGAATGGCATTGAGTGGCACCAGGTCGATGTGACGAAGTG CTTTGTCGGGCTGGCGGGTGACTTGAAGAGGTTTCGGCATAATGAGATCGCCAAGGCGCGCCTGCAGCAAAGGTTTAAGCGGCTTAATGAGGAAAAACGACGACTAGACTGGGGCACGCCCCTGGAGGAGCTTCCTGTTATTGATTGGACGGAGTATCAGCGGAGGGTGGGGATGGGACAAGTGCTTGTCGTTGTTGAAGGCGTCGTGCATGATCTTGGGGCATTCCTAGCTGAGCATCCCGGGGGTGAGGCTACTGTTAAGGGTATGTTGGGGAAGGATGCTACGGCGCTGTTCAATGGCGGCGTCTATGACCATTCTCGTGCGGCTAGGAACCTTCTGGCTACTATGCGGGTTGCGGTATTGAGGGGAGGTGGGGAGGTGGAGTGTTGGAAGTAG
- a CDS encoding uncharacterized protein (predicted protein): MGWKRQKPQAELRIPTIPTFPLSSPITEEVVTPISSSPDERDMEKLRPFDHLGAKVSSQNPFARKVEYGQRQEDREPVREANSYYFVQKAAESADNPKPAVKKNTERPLGLNLVTDFSLAAPKPRDNIPEEGFVDLNDLKVLSKERAEERSAQKVKGILKKGTSHGLQQLPNEPSNLAKRGSSLFDWRPSSSPKQRGKDDLSPSDRPIMIGFSMPREETTTSRKRYSKELDVADIQQTPLTPSIVVTPAKDDDFWAGFSQVCNPPRVASSIYSQPTPCIEKSELDIPPVPAIPAEHAVAKSEVTDQETLKRQSVTSRKQRAYSSGTVFEEDVQSHPGLRSRSYSNGSVKRAFDRLSGIDNMSRLSVNTEVNRHQSQGWWTYLLSPLLGRSNTITSRRTLIDAHPPPVPSIATDLTGSSDEWWEKEVSYFSPDTPETTIASRVIPVTTSRPPSTVIDKQPYTPVENSKEDSGSKDDMRAPPEENSTKPLSEEAIREPAPAAGNQAETNPFVQPAQPSSTVPPPVTNVYIQYTPVPSSAPGATIERVVPQYIVVPPSSEGTQKHEEQPQAQPQSPGPVSPGFQRATEKTGSIPLSDIHSTPAPAYTSHRNTPATLPPRVDPLPITREATMNPVTESNRIESRRRRLEKEDAIGRKAGGLWRGRGCFSNKGCFGRPGREGRLRRRWYAAIASFFIIIVVAAVILAIMLTRKGDETPVQSQWLNLTGYPPMPTGIATVAGPEPRVQNSGCITPSTLWSCALPNEQQSDNKPYAANQPNFRVEIRFRNGTYSNSTTVASKSSKAKASRRSDNLFSPSPSPPDMNDQTFLGNTTDKNSVPYAGEETPFYMTILSPLQMSTSKLSRRSDSAFPDIESLIPSPDLDSDGTAAAAKLYPLPESQPVRLYNRGQDTEHYGFYTYFDRSIFLESSAPLTDSKNDDSTSDGNGGPSKAHARVRCTWSQTRFLVQIWTRPGKTLLSNSSSGSTTPTPTHTGTSNPTSSNSATDFVRPGSFPYPITITLDRHGGAIKKKMVYCYGMESDQHVNSTEVKLQVEDRGFGGNTINPAPGIFNMSDTALSASGYGGFDGGTGGCSCQWTNWISRS; this comes from the exons ATGGGTTGGAAGCGCCAGAAGCCGCAAGCTGAACTGCGGATTCCCACAATCCCGACTTTTCCCTTGTCGTCCCCAATCACAGAAGAGGTTGTTACTCCAATTTCCTCGTCTCCGGATGAGCGAGACATGGAAAAGCTTCGTCCCTTCGATCATCTGGGGGCGAAAGTGTCCAGCCAGAACCCATTCGCCCGCAAAGTAGAATACGGACAACGGCAGGAGGACAGGGAGCCGGTGCGTGAGGCCAATAGTTACTACTTCGTGCAAAAGGCGGCAGAGAGTGCGGACAATCCGAAGCCAGCAGTCAAGAAGAATACGGAGCGGCCTCTGGGATTGAATCTGGTCACCGATTTCTCACTAGCAGCACCGAAACCTCGTGATAATATACCGGAGGAGGGGTTCGTGGATTTAAATGATCTCAAGGTCCTTTCAAAGGAAagggcagaagaaagatcgGCGCAGAAGGTCAAGGGCATCCTGAAGAAAGGAACGAGTCATGGATTGCAGCAACTTCCTAACGAGCCTTCGAACCTGGCGAAAAGGGgatcttccttgtttgacTGGAGGCCTAGCAGCTCACCAAAACAGAGAGGCAAGGATGACTTGTCTCCATCAGACCGGCCGATAATGATTGGTTTCAGCATGCCACGCGAAGAAACCACTACTTCGCGGAAAAGATATTCTAAAGAGCTTGACGTTGCAGATATCCAGCAGACGCCCCTCACGCCCTCAATAGTTGTCACACCGGCAAAGGACGATGATTTTTGGGCAGGCTTTAGCCAAGTTTGCAACCCTCCCAGAGTCGCATCTAGCATTTACTCCCAACCCACTCCGTGTATAGAAAAGAGCGAGTTAGATATCCCGCCTGTACCCGCCATTCCGGCAGAGCATGCAGTGGCTAAGAGTGAAGTTACAGACCAAGAGACGCTCAAAAGGCAGTCAGTGACATCTAGGAAGCAACGTGCATATTCCAGTGGTACGGTCTTCGAGGAAGACGTTCAATCGCATCCAGGGCTTCGCTCAAGGTCATACTCCAACGGAAGCGTTAAGAGAGCTTTTGATCGTTTGAGTGGCATCGACAATATGAGTCGATTGAGCGTTAATACGGAAGTTAATAGACACCAGTCCCAGGGATGGTGGACATACCTTCTGTCGCCTTTATTGGGTCGTTCCAACACAATCACCAGTCGAAGAACATTAATTGACGCACATCCACCTCCTGTGCCCAGTATTGCCACCGATTTGACAGGATCAAGCGATGAGTggtgggagaaggaggtatCGTATTTTTCACCTGATACACCCGAAACGACGATAGCCAGTCGAG TCATTCCTGTCACAACTTCCCGGCCTCCGTCAACGGTCATCGACAAACAACCGTATACCCCCGTGGAGAACTCGAAGGAAGATAGCGGCTCAAAGGACGACATGAGAGCCCCTCCCGAAGAAAACTCTACGAAACCTCTCTCTGAAGAGGCCATTAGGGAGCCAGCACCTGCAGCAGGCAACCAAGCTGAGACCAACCCTTTTGTTCAGCCGGCTCAGCCAAGTAGCACCGTCCCGCCGCCAGTCACGAATGTATACATTCAATATACCCCCGTACCGTCCTCTGCTCCCGGCGCTACTATTGAACGAGTTGTACCCCAGTACATAGTGGTTCCCCCTTCAAGCGAAGGGACGCAAAAGCATGAAGAACAGCCCCAAGCACAACCGCAATCTCCCGGTCCTGTCTCCCCAGGCTTCCAACGAGCAACGGAAAAGACAGGCTCAATCCCTCTATCTGACATACACTCTACCCCGGCGCCTGCGTATACGTCTCATCGGAACACTCCCGCCACGTTACCACCGCGTGTGGATCCTCTTCCGATCACCCGGGAGGCAACGATGAATCCAGTTACAGAAAGCAATAGAATAGAGTCTCGACGAAGAAggctggagaaagaagatgcgATCGGTAGGAAAGCTGGTGGGCTTTGGCGCGGCAGAGGTTGTTTCAGCAACAAGGGATGTTTTGGGAGACCTGGACGTGAAGGACGGCTGAGGCGCCGGTGGTATGCGGCCATtgcttcattcttcattatcattgtcgtGGCCGCCGTTATTCTCGCTATAATGCTTACCAGGAAGGGGGACGAGACACCTGTCCAGTCGCAATGGCTGAATCTAACCGGCTATCCACCTATGCCGACAGGCATTGCTACAGTTGCTGGCCCCGAGCCTCGAGTACAAAACTCGGGCTGTATTACACCTTCCACCCTCTGGAGCTGCGCCTTGCCCAATGAACAGCAGTCAGACAACAAGCCTTATGCTGCAAACCAACCTAATTTTCGTGTTGAGATTCGTTTTCGTAATGGGACATATTCGAATAGCACGACTGTTGCGTCGAAGTCtagcaaagcaaaagcttCTAGAAGATCTGATAACTTGTTCAGCCCGTCACCATCCCCGCCAGACATGAACGACCAGACTTTTCTGGGCAACACCACTGATAAGAACAGCGTTCCCTATGCGGGCGAAGAGACGCCCTTCTACATGACAATACTCTCCCCTCTCCAGATGTCCACCTCCAAACTGTCACGGAGATCAGACAGTGCGTTCCCTGACATAGAATCCCTCATCCCATCTCCAGACCTTGATTCCGATGGCACCGCTGCAGCCGCAAAGCTCTATCCTCTTCCTGAGTCACAGCCCGTGCGGCTATACAACCGCGGGCAGGACACCGAGCACTATGGCTTCTACACCTATTTCGACCGGTCTATTTTCCTTGAATCATCTGCTCCACTCACGGACAGCAAGAACGATGATTCTACAAGCGATGGCAACGGCGGCCCAAGTAAAGCACATGCCCGAGTCAGGTGTACCTGGTCCCAGACACGCTTTCTCGTTCAGATCTGGACTCGTCCCGGAAAGACCCTCCTCAGTAACAGCTCATCTGGCAGcacaacaccaacacccaCCCACACAGGGACCAGTAACCCAACTAGCTCCAACTCCGCTACGGACTTCGTTCGTCCCGGTTCCTTCCCGTATCCTATAACGATCACTCTAGATCGGCACGGGGGCGcgataaagaagaagatggtgtacTGCTACGGTATGGAATCAGATCAGCATGTCAACTCGACTGAGGTGAAATTGCAAGTCGAAGATCGTGGATTCGGCGGTAATACCATCAATCCGGCACCTGGAATTTTTAATATGTCTGATACCGCATTGAGTGCGTCGGGTTATGGGGGTTTTGACGGTGGAACTGGGGGCTGTTCTTGTCAGTGGACGAACTGGATTTCTAGGTCGTAG